The Capsicum annuum cultivar Jeju mitochondrion, complete genome genome has a window encoding:
- the orf102f gene encoding hypothetical protein, with protein sequence MSNFSQFRFLPLHGSKTSNYYMALLLLGQLLRLARRDRQERQLKLKLQEREKEGELDELTTPTVTGSKREWTEHLFPISKIYQSPFEMKTPALLSNFPTACE encoded by the coding sequence ATGTCAAATTTCTCCCAATTTCGCTTTCTACCACTCCATGGAAGTAAGACTAGCAACTATTATATGGCCCTCCTCCTATTAGGGCAACTACTAAGACTGGCTCGCCGAGATCGACAGGAAAGACAACTAAAACTCAAACTGCAGGAAAGAGAGAAAGAGGGGGAACTAGATGAGCTTACTACTCCAACTGTAACTGGATCGAAAAGAGAGTGGACTGAGCATCTTTTTCCAATTTCAAAGATCTATCAAAGCCCATTTGAAATGAAGACTCCTGCTCTGCTTTCAAACTTTCCAACTGCATGTGAGTAA
- the orf261 gene encoding hypothetical protein, with product MPQLDKFTSFTQFFWSCLFYVIIVLLRFLNIDERLYFLYVKNSAFQRVVLYLKFFVIFFIIMRAGFLLWHNYNHILLSPCGILPSELNLLEFYLKQSDPEWVEYVHQVLKTTPIHSATYEVMVRDFLNTEMCFVTRDQISSLYQLIFYGREDPQLFIDPQDLDSILKLHLEPLEFNHPALCQVLESLSFERETSPFYFEVKRTQAEHFQGFLKQKHQAQLEMQHRRELKELWESLSRRNAFLSEENASLRERLFILDGEAP from the coding sequence ATGCCTCAACTAGATAAATTCACTTCTTTCACACAATTCTTCTGGTCATGCCTTTTCTATGTTATTATTGTTCTTCTTAGGTTTTTAAATATAGATGAACGACTTTACTTTCTTTATGTAAAGAATTCGGCCTTTCAACGGGTCGTTTTATACTTGAAATTTTTTGTGATTTTCTTTATAATAATGCGCGCGGGTTTTCTCCTTTGGCACAACTACAATCATATCCTTCTTTCTCCTTGTGGGATTCTTCCCTCGGAACTAAACCTTCTGGAGTTCTATCTGAAACAGTCGGACCCAGAATGGGTGGAATATGTACATCAAGTGCTAAAAACGACCCCGATACATTCAGCCACATATGAAGTAATGGTCCGAGACTTCCTAAACACGGAGATGTGTTTTGTAACTCGCGACCAGATTTCCTCTCTCTATCAACTCATTTTTTATGGTCGAGAGGATCCCCAATTATTCATTGATCCACAAGACCTAGATTCCATACTCAAATTGCACCTTGAACCCCTCGAATTCAATCACCCGGCTCTATGCCAGGTCTTGGAAAGTTTGTCTTTCGAAAGAGAGACATCCCCATTCTATTTTGAGGTAAAAAGGACCCAGGCAGAGCATTTCCAGGGCTTTTTAAAACAAAAGCACCAAGCCCAATTGGAAATGCAACATCGCCGAGAATTAAAAGAGTTATGGGAATCCCTGTCGAGAAGGAACGCTTTTCTAAGCGAAGAAAACGCCTCTCTAAGAGAAAGACTTTTTATTCTCGACGGGGAAGCCCCATAA
- the orfX gene encoding hypothetical protein (mttB protein; start codon not determined), translating into ILSNISIFPLNYSYISYEFHFAPETILGEVRIRSVRILIGLGLTWFTRYWFPEELIFPLAKPFLTLPLDSYFVRTQSTEAFPTYVATSPIACSYFVFPLISHQIWCFLIPSCYEEQRTKYNRFLYLSGSRFSLFLFLTPPRVVPNVWHFPYFMGATSTNSLMIKLEAKIYDHIMLTVRISFIPSVCSQVPVIVIRLPEPRDLSVETSTNSRRFLMVFPLLTAALSTPPDIWCQIVAPFLISLIIELAIFVASIVQVREEGWTSGMRESGSIDKKEAVFRTACS; encoded by the coding sequence ATCCTATCAAATATTTCGATTTTTCCTTTGAATTACTCATATATATCCTATGAATTTCATTTCGCACCGGAAACTATTCTAGGAGAAGTTCGAATCCGTTCCGTTCGGATATTGATTGGTCTTGGTTTGACATGGTTTACGCGTTACTGGTTCCCGGAAGAGTTAATATTTCCATTAGCTAAACCCTTTCTTACCCTGCCTTTGGATTCGTATTTTGTTCGTACACAATCAACGGAGGCCTTCCCGACATATGTTGCAACGTCTCCAATAGCATGCTCTTACTTCGTCTTTCCCTTAATAAGTCATCAAATTTGGTGCTTTTTGATCCCCAGTTGCTATGAGGAACAAAGGACGAAATACAATCGATTCCTCTATTTAAGTGGTTCTCGCTTCTCCTTGTTCCTGTTCCTAACTCCTCCCCGGGTAGTTCCCAATGTTTGGCACTTTCCATACTTCATGGGTGCAACATCAACAAATTCGCTCATGATCAAGTTAGAAGCCAAGATCTATGACCATATTATGTTAACTGTTCGTATTTCGTTCATTCCATCGGTATGCTCCCAGGTACCTGTAATTGTGATCCGTTTGCCAGAACCAAGGGATCTTTCTGTAGAAACCTCCACGAACTCTCGTCGTTTTTTGATGGTTTTTCCGCTTCTCACAGCTGCTCTTTCCACACCTCCGGATATCTGGTGCCAAATTGTCGCCCCTTTCCTTATTTCTTTGATAATAGAGTTGGCTATCTTTGTGGCATCGATTGTACAAGTTCGTGAAGAGGGCTGGACGAGTGGAATGAGGGAAAGCGGCTCGATCGACAAAAAAGAAGCGGTTTTTCGCACAGCTTGCTCATAG
- the orf128b gene encoding hypothetical protein, whose protein sequence is MLLRPNTIYKWDLHYEQAVRKTASFLSIEPLSLIPLVQPSSRTCTIDATKIANSIIKEIRKGATIWHQISGGVERAAVRSGKTIKKRREFVEVSTERSLGSGKRITITGTWEHTDGMNEIRTVNIIWS, encoded by the coding sequence ATGCTTCTTCGGCCAAATACGATATACAAGTGGGACCTGCACTATGAGCAAGCTGTGCGAAAAACCGCTTCTTTTTTGTCGATCGAGCCGCTTTCCCTCATTCCACTCGTCCAGCCCTCTTCACGAACTTGTACAATCGATGCCACAAAGATAGCCAACTCTATTATCAAAGAAATAAGGAAAGGGGCGACAATTTGGCACCAGATATCCGGAGGTGTGGAAAGAGCAGCTGTGAGAAGCGGAAAAACCATCAAAAAACGACGAGAGTTCGTGGAGGTTTCTACAGAAAGATCCCTTGGTTCTGGCAAACGGATCACAATTACAGGTACCTGGGAGCATACCGATGGAATGAACGAAATACGAACAGTTAACATAATATGGTCATAG
- the ccmB gene encoding cytochrome c maturation protein CcmB: MRRLFLELYHKQIFPSTPITSFSLFLSYIVVTPLMLGFEKDFSCHSHLGPIRIPPLFPFPSAPFPRNEKEDGTLELYYLSAYCLPKILLLQLVGHRVIQISRVFRGFPMLQLPYQFGRSGMDRLNIPLGSLVLTLLCGIHSRSALGITSSSGWNSSQNPTTSPTSLPPTVSRTSIETEWFHVLSSIGYSSPFVSLFPISVSISSQD, encoded by the coding sequence ATGAGACGACTCTTTCTTGAACTATATCATAAACAGATCTTCCCCTCCACACCAATCACGAGTTTTTCTCTATTCCTCTCGTATATCGTCGTAACGCCCTTAATGCTAGGTTTTGAAAAAGACTTTTCATGTCATTCCCATTTAGGTCCGATTCGGATCCCTCCGTTGTTTCCTTTTCCTTCCGCACCTTTTCCTCGAAATGAGAAAGAAGATGGTACACTTGAATTGTATTATTTAAGTGCTTATTGCTTGCCAAAAATCCTACTTCTACAATTGGTAGGTCACCGGGTTATTCAAATAAGTCGTGTTTTCCGTGGTTTTCCCATGTTACAACTTCCGTACCAATTCGGTCGATCCGGAATGGATCGGTTAAACATTCCATTAGGTAGCCTGGTCTTGACTCTTCTGTGTGGTATTCATTCTCGTTCGGCTCTTGGAATCACATCCAGCAGTGGTTGGAACAGCTCGCAAAATCCAACCACTTCACCTACTTCATTGCCCCCAACCGTTTCTCGTACCTCTATTGAAACAGAATGGTTTCATGTTCTTTCATCGATTGGTTATTCCTCTCCGTTCGTATCTCTTTTTCCAATTTCGGTCTCGATTAGTTCACAAGATTGA
- the orf103c gene encoding hypothetical protein, producing the protein MVHRLFIVLAREPKRTRLLPTVLDLRPGILPLSNRNQHHCIALEQLSGRRPATSVHRYRFIPRTWSSLTTLRGLVRSQSCLVRRNWTKKRECSTGTTANNVIT; encoded by the coding sequence ATGGTGCATCGCCTATTTATCGTTCTCGCTCGGGAGCCAAAACGAACACGCCTGCTACCTACTGTACTGGACCTTCGACCAGGCATTCTACCTTTGTCGAATCGGAACCAACACCACTGCATTGCGCTCGAACAGTTGAGCGGCCGCCGGCCAGCAACTTCCGTGCACAGATATAGATTCATTCCTCGTACCTGGTCCAGCCTCACAACCCTTCGCGGGTTGGTAAGAAGTCAGTCTTGTTTGGTAAGACGGAATTGGACAAAGAAAAGAGAGTGCTCGACCGGAACAACGGCCAACAACGTAATTACATAG
- the orf142 gene encoding hypothetical protein, which produces MQIDLSPISLRALTACRTTVGLCQLSARYSISISMLQRLGGAGFRVRSRLHSTQSKRWERLKAAAQKPHRSHLLSLEYWIGRKGFAFRSLFEAGLDERGQVRDSLSLSAWSGSPPCHLKGEVAEASRKAKESSLKATMHPYS; this is translated from the coding sequence ATGCAAATAGACTTATCGCCAATTTCTCTTAGGGCATTAACTGCTTGTCGAACGACTGTGGGTCTTTGCCAATTGTCAGCAAGATATTCGATTTCTATATCGATGCTTCAAAGGCTGGGAGGGGCAGGATTCAGAGTTCGGTCGCGCTTACATTCTACTCAATCTAAGCGTTGGGAACGATTGAAAGCTGCTGCTCAGAAACCACACAGGTCACACTTACTATCTTTAGAATATTGGATTGGAAGGAAGGGCTTCGCTTTCCGATCGCTTTTTGAGGCCGGTTTGGATGAGCGTGGGCAAGTTCGGGATTCACTATCGCTTTCCGCTTGGAGCGGCTCACCCCCTTGTCACTTAAAGGGCGAAGTCGCCGAAGCGAGTCGAAAGGCCAAAGAGTCATCTTTGAAGGCTACTATGCATCCTTATTCATAG
- the orf106d gene encoding hypothetical protein: MKKDLSEIAGWVGPTKKGMGLLGIAWVELGYLVIYKHPHCTLSIYLSPSNQRRPCHRESGSAKTRLGTMLPAFFLWLLLEHKPRNSKPQHKHPLFTSLGVFAREGK, encoded by the coding sequence ATGAAGAAAGACTTGTCGGAAATCGCCGGTTGGGTTGGTCCGACCAAGAAAGGCATGGGACTTTTGGGCATTGCTTGGGTCGAGCTAGGCTACCTAGTGATTTACAAGCACCCTCACTGCACACTTTCTATATATCTGTCTCCATCCAATCAAAGACGTCCATGCCATAGAGAATCAGGCTCGGCAAAAACGAGACTAGGGACCATGCTCCCCGCTTTCTTCCTGTGGTTACTATTAGAACACAAGCCAAGGAACTCAAAACCACAACACAAGCACCCTTTATTTACTAGTTTAGGAGTTTTCGCCCGCGAAGGTAAATAG
- the nad9 gene encoding NADH dehydrogenase subunit 9 — translation MDNQFIFKYSWETLPKKWVKKMERSEHGNRSDTNTDYLFQLLCFLKLHTYTRVQVSIDICGVDYPSRKQRFEVVYNLLSIRYNSRIRVQTSADEVTRISPVVSLFPSAGRWEREVWDMFGVSSINHPDLRRISTDYGFEGHPLRKDLPLSGYVEVRYDDPEKRVVSEPIEMTQEFRYFDFASPWEQRSDG, via the coding sequence ATGGATAACCAATTCATTTTCAAATATAGTTGGGAGACTTTACCCAAGAAATGGGTCAAAAAAATGGAAAGATCGGAACATGGGAATAGATCTGATACCAATACGGACTACCTATTTCAATTGTTGTGCTTTCTGAAATTGCATACCTATACAAGGGTTCAAGTTTCGATCGATATTTGCGGAGTTGATTATCCCTCTCGAAAACAAAGATTTGAAGTGGTCTATAATTTACTGAGTATTCGGTATAACTCACGCATTCGTGTACAAACCAGTGCAGACGAAGTAACACGAATATCTCCGGTAGTCAGTCTATTTCCATCAGCCGGCCGGTGGGAGCGAGAAGTTTGGGATATGTTTGGTGTTTCTTCCATCAATCATCCGGATCTACGCCGTATATCAACAGATTATGGTTTCGAGGGTCATCCATTACGAAAAGACCTTCCTCTGAGTGGATATGTGGAAGTACGCTATGATGATCCAGAGAAACGTGTGGTTTCTGAACCCATTGAGATGACCCAAGAATTTCGCTATTTCGATTTTGCTAGTCCTTGGGAACAGCGTAGCGACGGATAA